Proteins encoded within one genomic window of Panicum virgatum strain AP13 chromosome 1N, P.virgatum_v5, whole genome shotgun sequence:
- the LOC120653507 gene encoding uncharacterized protein LOC120653507: MDGGSSLNILYIDTLDAMGILRACLRAFLFPFYGILPGMKAYPLGNLDLPVTFGSRTNYRTKTLSFEVVDWKGTYNTILGRPAYAKIMAVPNYTYLKLKLPGPNGVINMSGSFEQAYISSREHFDLATTTANSAELS; this comes from the coding sequence ATGGAcgggggcagcagcctcaacatcctctACATCGATACCCTCGATGCCATGGGGATCCTGCGGGCCTGCTTGCGAGCCTTTCTTTTCCCCTTCTATGGCATCTTGCCGGGCATGAAGGCCTACCCGCTCGGCAACCTCGACCTGCCGGTCACGTTTGGTAGCAGGACCAACTACCGCACCAAGACTCTCAGTTTCGAGGTGGTAGATTGGAAGGGGACGTACAACACCATCCTTGGGCGCCCCGCCTACGCCAAGATCATGGCGGtacccaactacacctacctcaagctcaagctgCCAGGACCGAATGGTGTCATCAACATGAGCGGCTCCTTCGAGCAGGCCTACATCAGCAGTCGCGAGCACTTCGACCTCGCCACCACTACCGCGAACTCGGCGGAGCTCAGCTAG